Proteins encoded together in one Electrophorus electricus isolate fEleEle1 chromosome 9, fEleEle1.pri, whole genome shotgun sequence window:
- the LOC113573059 gene encoding putative uncharacterized protein BRD3OS, with amino-acid sequence MAERCPLAEKALSEGYARLRYKDAALLIWQQQQLELQKGPPISYLSRSQSARYSQYGNPAVVIRDKTQLRSPESGSRICSVM; translated from the coding sequence ATGGCAGAGAGGTGTCCTTTGGCCGAGAAGGCTCTGTCAGAGGGCTACGCTCGGCTCCGGTACAAAGACGCGGCCCTGCTGAtatggcagcagcagcagctggagctccAGAAGGGCCCGCCGATCAGCTACCTTAGCCGGAGTCAGAGTGCCCGGTACAGCCAGTACGGAAACCCCGCAGTAGTGATACGGGACAAAACACAATTAAGAAGCCCCGAAAGTGGCTCCCGAATCTGTTCCGTTATGTAA